The Amycolatopsis sp. DG1A-15b genome window below encodes:
- a CDS encoding FAD-binding monooxygenase, translating to MSSHVGDRAIVLGGSMAGMFVARVLSDVFTEVLVVDRDALAGVREGRRGVPQGRHAHGLLARGQEILEDFFPGFTAELIAADIPVGDLGGQVRWYFDGHRIRPSHTGLRLVGVARPVLEDHVRRRVRAIRNVTFVDSTDVIGPVAAAGPDRVTGVRVQGRGPGAIEEVLDADLVVDATGKGSRAPGWLASLGYGNVEEDRVKVGLAYTSRRYRFDVDPFRGDMSINPVATPANPRGAFLHTLGGGLGMLSLTGILGDHPPTDEEGFLAFAKSLPVPDVHDAIVDAEPIGAPVTFKYPASQRRRFEKLPRLPRGFLVAGDAVCSFNPVYGQGMASAALQALTLREHLQAGIPDPRAFFKDIAKVVDVPWEISAGGDLAFPEVEGKRTLKVRMGNAFTARLQTAATHDARLGEAFLRVAGLVDPPQSLMRPSMVLRTLRTPRTPAGDSRPEPGPRLRRAA from the coding sequence ATGAGCAGTCATGTCGGAGACCGCGCGATCGTGCTCGGCGGCAGCATGGCGGGGATGTTCGTCGCCAGGGTGCTGTCGGACGTCTTCACCGAGGTGCTGGTCGTCGACCGCGACGCGCTCGCCGGGGTGCGGGAAGGCCGCCGCGGTGTGCCGCAGGGCCGGCACGCGCACGGCCTGCTGGCGCGCGGCCAGGAGATCCTGGAGGACTTCTTCCCCGGCTTCACCGCCGAGCTGATCGCCGCGGACATCCCGGTCGGCGACCTGGGCGGGCAGGTCCGCTGGTACTTCGACGGGCACCGGATCCGCCCGTCCCACACCGGCCTGCGCCTGGTCGGCGTCGCGCGTCCGGTGCTGGAGGACCACGTGCGCCGGCGCGTCCGCGCGATCCGCAACGTGACCTTCGTGGACAGCACCGACGTGATCGGCCCGGTCGCGGCGGCCGGCCCGGACCGCGTCACCGGCGTCCGCGTGCAGGGCCGCGGCCCCGGCGCCATCGAAGAGGTGCTCGACGCGGACCTCGTCGTCGACGCCACCGGCAAGGGCTCGCGCGCACCCGGCTGGCTCGCGTCCCTGGGCTACGGGAACGTCGAAGAGGACCGCGTCAAGGTGGGGCTCGCCTACACCAGCCGCAGGTACCGCTTCGACGTCGACCCGTTCCGGGGCGACATGTCGATAAACCCCGTCGCCACCCCCGCGAACCCGCGCGGCGCGTTCCTGCACACCCTGGGCGGCGGCCTCGGAATGCTGTCGCTCACCGGCATCCTCGGCGACCACCCGCCCACCGACGAGGAGGGCTTCCTCGCCTTCGCGAAGTCGCTGCCGGTGCCCGATGTCCACGACGCCATCGTGGACGCCGAGCCGATCGGCGCCCCGGTCACCTTCAAGTACCCGGCCAGCCAGCGCCGCCGCTTCGAGAAGCTGCCCCGGCTTCCGCGGGGGTTCCTGGTCGCGGGCGACGCGGTGTGCTCGTTCAACCCGGTCTACGGCCAGGGCATGGCGTCGGCGGCGTTGCAGGCGCTGACCCTGCGCGAGCACCTCCAGGCCGGCATCCCCGACCCGCGCGCGTTCTTCAAGGACATCGCGAAGGTGGTCGACGTGCCGTGGGAGATCTCCGCCGGCGGCGATCTCGCGTTCCCGGAGGTCGAGGGCAAGCGCACGCTGAAGGTCCGGATGGGCAACGCCTTCACGGCGCGCCTGCAGACCGCGGCCACCCACGACGCCAGGCTCGGCGAGGCGTTCCTGCGCGTGGCCGGGCTGGTCGACCCGCCGCAGAGCCTGATGCGCCCGAGCATGGTGCTCCGCACCCTCCGCACCCCGCGCACCCCCGCCGGGGACAGCCGGCCGGAGCCCGGCCCCCGGCTCCGCCGCGCAGCCTGA
- a CDS encoding acyl-CoA dehydrogenase family protein, which translates to MTDVPSHEELVSRATELVPLLRKHAQWSEENRRLHEEVVEGLGAAGFFKMRVPRRYGGYEASARTVVEVAAELGRGDGAVGWTQQVWWIPGWMVGLFPDSVQDEVYRTPDVRVCGTLSPSAMATPVDGGYLVNGKWGFISGALHSHWQEIIALTPLPDGQMMPVMGLVPISDVEIVDDWHTMGVRGSGSVTTVAKDLFVPAERTLPLPAILQEQYASALNADLPMYKAPLLAVAAATTVGSVLGMARGAMEAFMERLPGRKITYTSYDDQREAPITHLQLAEASLKIDQAEFHSYRVADLLDAKSAAGEPWKIEERARARADVGVVCRLAKEAVDLLFGASGGSSIYESVAIQRIARNVTTANLHALMYPPTAFELYGRVLAGLEPNTLYI; encoded by the coding sequence GTGACCGACGTGCCGAGCCACGAAGAACTCGTCAGCAGGGCGACCGAGCTGGTGCCCCTGCTCCGGAAGCACGCCCAGTGGTCGGAGGAGAACCGGCGGTTGCACGAAGAGGTCGTCGAAGGGCTGGGCGCGGCCGGGTTCTTCAAGATGCGCGTCCCGCGCCGCTACGGCGGTTACGAGGCGAGCGCGCGCACGGTCGTCGAGGTCGCCGCCGAGCTCGGCCGCGGCGACGGCGCCGTCGGCTGGACGCAGCAGGTGTGGTGGATCCCCGGCTGGATGGTGGGCCTGTTCCCCGACTCCGTGCAGGACGAGGTGTACCGGACGCCGGACGTGCGCGTCTGCGGCACGCTCAGCCCGAGCGCGATGGCGACGCCGGTCGACGGCGGGTACCTGGTCAACGGCAAGTGGGGCTTCATCAGCGGCGCGCTGCACAGCCACTGGCAGGAAATCATCGCGCTCACCCCGTTGCCGGACGGCCAGATGATGCCGGTCATGGGCTTGGTCCCGATCTCCGACGTCGAGATCGTCGACGACTGGCACACCATGGGCGTGCGCGGCTCCGGCAGCGTCACCACCGTCGCGAAGGACCTGTTCGTCCCCGCCGAGCGAACCCTCCCGCTGCCCGCGATCCTGCAGGAGCAGTACGCGTCGGCGCTCAACGCGGACCTGCCGATGTACAAAGCGCCGCTGCTCGCGGTCGCCGCGGCCACCACCGTCGGCAGCGTGCTCGGCATGGCGCGCGGCGCGATGGAGGCGTTCATGGAGCGCCTGCCGGGCCGGAAGATCACCTACACCAGCTACGACGACCAGCGCGAGGCGCCGATCACGCACCTGCAGCTGGCCGAGGCGTCGCTGAAGATCGACCAGGCCGAGTTCCACAGCTACCGGGTCGCCGACCTGCTCGACGCCAAGTCCGCGGCCGGCGAGCCGTGGAAGATCGAGGAGCGCGCCCGCGCCCGCGCCGACGTCGGCGTCGTGTGCCGGCTCGCCAAGGAGGCCGTCGACCTCCTCTTCGGGGCCAGCGGCGGTTCGTCGATCTACGAGTCGGTGGCCATCCAGCGCATCGCGCGCAACGTCACCACCGCCAACCTGCACGCCCTGATGTACCCGCCCACCGCGTTCGAGCTGTACGGGCGGGTGCTCGCGGGCCTCGAACCGAACACCCTCTACATCTGA